A window of the Gemmatimonadales bacterium genome harbors these coding sequences:
- a CDS encoding GTPase, with protein sequence MRHRRPRRPTLAGKSTLRNAVVGEKLSIVSPKLQTTHEPVRGPFTDQDTQIILVDPAGLFDPTYQLERAMIQSALAIAG encoded by the coding sequence CTGCGGCATCGTCGTCCTCGCCGGCCGACCCTCGCCGGCAAGTCCACATTGCGCAACGCGGTGGTGGGTGAGAAGCTGTCGATCGTCTCCCCCAAACTGCAGACCACGCACGAGCCGGTGCGCGGGCCCTTCACCGATCAGGACACGCAGATCATCCTGGTGGACCCCGCCGGGCTCTTCGATCCGACCTACCAGCTGGAGCGCGCCATGATCCAGTCCGCACTCGCGATCGCCGGTTAA